In Halovivax gelatinilyticus, the following are encoded in one genomic region:
- a CDS encoding glutamate--cysteine ligase: MDRGSPESFDRMGTLGIEEECYVVDEFGRPTSGTDELVYEHDPPEILEGRLDHELFKCVIETQTPLIERPERASDVVREIREALVSHAAEHGFAIAAAGLHPLARWRELEHAEKPRYQSQLDRIRYPQHRNTTAGVHVHVGVDDADKAVWIANELRWYVPIILALSANSPFWNGYDTGLASARAKIFEGLPNTGMPTYFEDFDAFDRFERRMVEHGSIDDRGELWFDVRPHTGHGTVEIRTPDGQADPEIIDAFVEYSYALVRDLGDRYDDGESGTADSLRRELLDENKWRAIRDGHDATFIDRTGDGAIDLERIVESECERLGVDGIRSVFDRESGASKQRRILDRDGPDALCSSLRLDT; the protein is encoded by the coding sequence ATGGATCGCGGGTCGCCGGAGTCGTTCGACCGGATGGGAACGCTCGGTATCGAAGAAGAGTGCTACGTCGTCGATGAATTTGGCCGGCCGACCAGCGGAACGGACGAACTCGTCTACGAACACGACCCGCCGGAGATTCTAGAGGGACGACTCGATCACGAACTATTCAAGTGCGTCATCGAGACCCAAACGCCGCTGATCGAACGGCCCGAACGAGCGAGCGATGTCGTCCGGGAAATCAGAGAGGCGCTCGTGTCGCACGCGGCGGAACACGGCTTCGCCATCGCCGCGGCGGGCCTTCATCCGCTCGCTCGGTGGCGAGAACTCGAACACGCAGAAAAGCCCCGGTATCAATCCCAGCTCGACCGGATACGGTATCCCCAGCATCGGAACACGACGGCCGGCGTGCACGTACACGTGGGCGTCGACGACGCGGATAAGGCGGTCTGGATCGCGAACGAACTTCGCTGGTACGTTCCGATCATCCTCGCGCTGTCTGCGAACTCGCCGTTCTGGAACGGATACGACACCGGCCTCGCGTCGGCTCGGGCGAAGATCTTCGAGGGGCTCCCGAACACGGGGATGCCCACCTACTTCGAGGACTTCGACGCGTTCGACAGGTTCGAACGTCGGATGGTCGAACACGGCTCGATCGACGACCGCGGCGAACTCTGGTTCGACGTCCGTCCGCACACCGGTCACGGAACGGTCGAGATCCGAACCCCCGACGGACAGGCCGACCCGGAGATCATCGACGCCTTCGTCGAGTACAGTTACGCCCTGGTCCGTGATCTAGGCGACCGATACGACGACGGCGAGTCCGGCACGGCCGACTCGCTACGACGCGAGTTACTCGACGAGAACAAGTGGCGAGCGATCCGCGACGGTCACGACGCGACGTTCATCGATCGAACCGGAGACGGAGCGATAGACCTCGAGCGAATCGTCGAATCGGAGTGTGAGAGACTTGGAGTCGATGGAATTCGATCGGTGTTCGATCGAGAGAGCGGAGCGTCGAAACAGCGACGAATCCTCGACCGAGACGGTCCGGACGCGCTGTGTTCGTCACTTCGACTCGATACGTAG
- a CDS encoding AsnC family transcriptional regulator has protein sequence MRSPDETDLAILRLLLEDARRPYNDIATQVDVSAPTVSDRVNRMSELDIIERFTIDLDQSCFTDGVDLLIDLELRATSVDGLTEALVAVDGIEHVFTTTDARVLAIGSLRSERVGPALLEALDAEQIESYRVHLLQARARDPSITAGPLTLNCDTCADTVGEDGVTVSLDDTLHHFCDESCQKLFEERNLTAPSS, from the coding sequence ATGCGTTCACCTGATGAAACGGACCTCGCAATTTTGCGCCTCCTCCTCGAAGACGCCCGCCGCCCGTACAACGATATCGCGACACAGGTCGACGTCTCCGCCCCCACCGTCTCCGACAGAGTCAATCGGATGAGCGAACTCGATATCATCGAGCGATTCACGATCGATCTCGACCAATCGTGTTTCACCGACGGGGTAGATTTGTTGATCGACCTCGAGCTTCGCGCGACGTCGGTCGACGGTCTGACCGAGGCGCTGGTTGCCGTCGACGGAATCGAACACGTCTTCACCACGACCGACGCCAGGGTCCTCGCAATCGGTTCGTTACGGAGCGAACGCGTCGGTCCCGCGCTCTTGGAGGCACTCGACGCAGAGCAGATCGAGTCCTATCGCGTCCACCTGTTACAGGCCAGAGCCAGGGATCCGTCGATTACGGCTGGCCCGCTGACTCTCAACTGTGATACGTGTGCTGACACCGTCGGCGAAGACGGAGTCACGGTGTCCCTAGACGATACCCTCCACCATTTCTGTGACGAGAGTTGCCAGAAGCTGTTCGAAGAACGGAACCTGACGGCACCGTCCTCGTAA
- a CDS encoding COX15/CtaA family protein yields MRTIRTHIGLPHLLATTLLLVVATILLGVATRAAGAGLACDANWPLCDGGLLNLFPAGFPSFFEWIHRVVAMIAGVFIIGSTLAAWWANVDRTIAWAVTIGLILTPIQVTLGRETVLSYDLTVLNLHFWTAIVIFVLFAVATILSWSDRIGRSGLQLSLAGAAALIPVQIVFSPLVIDSYTTVMHTLQDAITLSLLFFCLVAGIVGISMYAGRRALTLSLTPALALVVIFFGRESVMGYDPLIDLVYFVVSGFVFASLVVLTWDVRRAQTT; encoded by the coding sequence GTGCGAACGATTCGTACGCACATTGGTCTCCCACACCTGCTCGCGACGACGCTCCTTCTGGTAGTCGCGACGATTCTTCTCGGCGTCGCGACGAGGGCGGCCGGAGCCGGACTGGCTTGTGACGCGAACTGGCCGCTCTGTGATGGCGGCCTCTTGAACCTCTTTCCGGCCGGGTTCCCGAGTTTCTTCGAGTGGATTCACCGTGTCGTCGCGATGATCGCCGGCGTATTTATCATCGGGTCGACGCTGGCGGCGTGGTGGGCAAACGTAGACAGAACCATCGCCTGGGCGGTCACGATCGGATTGATTTTGACGCCGATTCAGGTTACCCTGGGGCGCGAGACGGTTCTCAGCTACGACCTCACCGTCCTCAACCTGCACTTCTGGACGGCGATCGTCATCTTCGTCCTGTTCGCGGTCGCGACGATCCTGAGCTGGAGCGATCGGATCGGCCGTTCCGGCCTGCAATTGTCGCTCGCGGGAGCCGCGGCACTGATTCCCGTCCAGATCGTCTTCAGCCCCCTCGTCATCGATTCGTACACGACCGTCATGCACACACTTCAGGACGCCATCACCCTCAGTCTCCTCTTTTTCTGTCTGGTTGCTGGAATCGTCGGCATATCGATGTACGCCGGGCGTCGGGCACTCACCCTCTCGCTCACTCCAGCACTCGCTCTCGTCGTGATTTTCTTCGGTCGTGAATCGGTGATGGGATACGATCCGCTGATCGATCTAGTCTACTTCGTCGTCTCCGGATTCGTCTTCGCGTCTCTGGTCGTCCTGACCTGGGACGTTCGGCGCGCCCAGACCACCTGA
- a CDS encoding TrmB family transcriptional regulator yields the protein MTPTEPEAIDAFERLGLTSYEAKVFIALQQLGTGSAREVANVTDVPRSQVYSVADRLEERGLLDVQQSSPIRYRAVGIDEAKGILQDRFETERERAFEYVDAVRNEADGEEEQEAIWTVRGNRRVDDRVVELISDATDRIVFGTRVPAYLTDSITETLIDRANSGLDVTVVSRSAAVRSRFEDENDVAVTNPPAVASDEDDRSGRLLIVDTDSVLLSVVDDAEQETAIWSANSLFASVLVQLIEGSTQTPT from the coding sequence TTGACGCCGACCGAACCCGAAGCGATCGACGCGTTCGAACGCCTCGGGTTGACGAGCTACGAGGCGAAAGTGTTCATCGCCCTGCAGCAACTCGGCACGGGATCGGCGCGCGAGGTCGCGAACGTGACGGACGTCCCACGTTCGCAGGTGTACAGCGTCGCCGATCGACTCGAAGAGCGAGGACTGCTCGACGTACAGCAATCGAGTCCGATCCGGTATCGCGCGGTCGGTATCGACGAGGCGAAGGGGATCTTACAGGACCGGTTCGAGACCGAACGAGAACGGGCGTTCGAGTACGTCGACGCCGTGCGGAACGAGGCCGACGGTGAGGAAGAGCAGGAAGCGATCTGGACGGTGCGAGGAAATCGTCGCGTCGACGACCGCGTGGTCGAACTCATTTCGGACGCCACCGACCGGATCGTGTTCGGCACCCGTGTGCCGGCGTACCTCACGGATTCGATCACCGAAACGTTGATCGATCGGGCTAATTCGGGACTCGACGTAACCGTCGTGAGTCGATCGGCGGCCGTTCGATCGCGATTCGAAGACGAAAACGACGTGGCCGTGACGAACCCACCGGCGGTCGCTTCGGACGAGGACGACCGATCCGGACGCCTCCTCATCGTCGATACCGATAGCGTGCTCCTCTCAGTCGTCGACGACGCCGAGCAAGAAACGGCTATCTGGAGTGCAAACTCGCTGTTCGCGTCCGTCCTCGTACAATTAATCGAAGGAAGTACGCAGACGCCGACCTGA
- a CDS encoding J domain-containing protein — translation MTEDFYDLLDVPTDATPDEIKTAFREQVRIYHPDLNDDERAQAQFSVLKTAYDVLSDPVERQAYDRLGHRSYVAKRTSGIPSPDTWITTDRTDDAGSEPSSVETNSESWSSVSTSTGTTSRADGTTGSNRSGSASRTSVGERATRSGGYSTHTADRTGSNAFVRWWRSKNFALPLLWIATIVYLVGIVQYGLQNADAFRALRESVSAAGIDGAAQWEVLTADTYGLVSGYATINSTDFVAPPVASTAWYGALVAGNVAVVALLCAYRIRYRGDTYGPVTMNETIALAAAVGSSAVLVGGPLLAGALLLPLLYGVVIYHSHRIPGWSPSYAYLVAVTMPLGALAAGWLGETSVSIELLALVLLPVAGALGLPIRFAVRRRFGI, via the coding sequence ATGACTGAGGACTTCTACGATCTTCTCGACGTACCGACGGACGCCACGCCGGACGAGATCAAGACGGCGTTTCGCGAGCAGGTTAGAATCTATCACCCCGACCTCAACGACGACGAACGGGCGCAGGCTCAGTTTTCGGTGTTGAAGACGGCGTACGACGTCCTCAGCGACCCGGTCGAACGACAGGCCTACGATCGGCTCGGACACAGATCGTACGTCGCAAAGCGGACCTCGGGTATTCCCTCTCCGGATACCTGGATCACGACGGATCGAACGGACGACGCCGGATCGGAACCGTCGTCGGTCGAGACCAATTCCGAATCGTGGAGTTCCGTCTCGACGAGTACGGGAACGACGTCGCGGGCGGACGGCACCACCGGATCGAACCGATCGGGATCGGCCAGTCGAACCAGTGTCGGCGAGCGGGCTACCAGATCCGGTGGCTATTCGACGCACACGGCCGATCGGACCGGGTCCAACGCGTTCGTTCGGTGGTGGCGCTCGAAGAACTTCGCCTTACCGCTGTTGTGGATTGCAACGATCGTCTACCTCGTCGGCATCGTCCAGTACGGCCTGCAAAACGCCGACGCGTTTCGCGCGCTCAGAGAGTCGGTCTCGGCCGCCGGCATCGACGGGGCGGCACAGTGGGAGGTGTTGACGGCAGATACCTACGGTCTGGTCTCCGGGTACGCGACGATCAACTCGACCGATTTCGTCGCTCCGCCGGTCGCTTCGACGGCGTGGTACGGCGCGCTCGTCGCGGGGAACGTTGCCGTCGTTGCACTGTTGTGTGCCTATCGAATCCGGTATCGAGGCGACACGTACGGCCCGGTGACGATGAACGAGACGATCGCACTGGCCGCCGCCGTCGGAAGCTCAGCGGTACTCGTCGGCGGGCCCCTTCTCGCAGGGGCCCTGTTACTTCCGCTGTTGTACGGCGTCGTTATCTATCACTCACACCGGATCCCCGGCTGGTCTCCGTCGTACGCCTACCTCGTGGCCGTGACGATGCCTCTCGGTGCGCTCGCCGCCGGCTGGCTCGGTGAGACGTCAGTCTCGATCGAATTACTCGCACTCGTGCTCCTTCCGGTCGCGGGGGCGCTCGGTCTTCCCATCCGGTTCGCCGTTCGTCGCCGATTCGGAATCTGA
- a CDS encoding uracil-DNA glycosylase family protein: protein MKTITDRTSNPFGMRAPFDVSDEGDEPAVYGYGDPNGDFHVIGDNPRIHGGTKTGVPFTASKAGDRIQTLLRETGFLSGPASAPTVDNCFLSYIHLCTPPRDRSPTADEYAELERFFDAELRAVNAHVLLAVGDRPIDHVLRSYTTLRDRVSLDSEALHARELRGRGFLVVPLADPATWDDTAFEKAESTLRAIAERDYRQTKGVATTVG from the coding sequence GTGAAAACCATCACGGACCGGACGAGCAATCCGTTCGGGATGCGCGCCCCGTTCGACGTCAGTGACGAGGGCGACGAACCGGCCGTCTACGGCTACGGCGACCCGAACGGCGATTTCCACGTTATCGGCGACAACCCCCGAATACACGGTGGGACCAAAACGGGCGTCCCGTTTACGGCCTCGAAAGCGGGTGATCGAATCCAGACGCTGCTTCGGGAAACCGGGTTCCTCTCGGGTCCGGCCTCGGCGCCGACCGTCGACAACTGCTTTCTGAGTTATATCCACCTGTGTACGCCCCCGCGCGATCGATCGCCTACAGCCGACGAATACGCGGAGTTAGAACGGTTCTTCGACGCCGAACTCAGAGCCGTCAACGCACACGTCTTACTCGCTGTCGGTGACCGCCCGATCGACCACGTCCTCCGATCGTATACGACGCTTCGAGATCGAGTTTCACTCGACTCCGAAGCCCTTCACGCGAGGGAACTCCGGGGCCGCGGATTTCTCGTCGTTCCGCTCGCCGATCCGGCAACGTGGGACGACACGGCGTTCGAAAAAGCCGAGAGCACGCTGCGAGCGATCGCGGAACGAGACTACCGACAGACGAAGGGCGTCGCGACGACGGTCGGGTGA
- a CDS encoding fibrillarin-like rRNA/tRNA 2'-O-methyltransferase, translated as MSELPDGVDRRSMDGREWLATRGEPVSTEPTDGPWRGWDPNRSKLAAMLEAGFETGIDGRDDETVLYLGAASGTTVSHVADIAGPTYAVEFAPRPARDLLDVTESRPRLFPILADARKPETYAHVVESDVDLLVQDVATRGQARVAIENRQFLADDGRLLMAVKARSEDVTADPDSVFDRVVSTLENAYEICETGRLDDYHTDHLGIVATPR; from the coding sequence GTGAGTGAGCTTCCCGACGGCGTCGATCGCCGATCGATGGACGGCCGCGAGTGGCTCGCGACGCGTGGTGAGCCGGTGTCGACCGAGCCGACCGACGGACCGTGGCGCGGCTGGGATCCGAACCGCTCGAAACTCGCGGCCATGCTCGAAGCCGGCTTCGAAACCGGCATCGACGGACGCGACGACGAAACCGTCCTCTACCTCGGGGCCGCGAGTGGCACCACCGTCAGTCACGTCGCCGATATCGCCGGGCCGACCTACGCCGTCGAGTTCGCCCCGCGACCGGCACGCGACTTACTCGACGTGACCGAGAGCAGACCCCGACTGTTTCCGATCCTCGCGGACGCGCGAAAACCGGAGACCTACGCGCACGTCGTCGAGTCTGACGTCGATCTTCTCGTCCAGGACGTCGCTACGCGGGGTCAGGCGCGCGTCGCGATCGAAAACCGACAATTTCTCGCCGACGACGGTCGGTTGCTCATGGCGGTGAAAGCCAGAAGTGAGGACGTCACTGCCGACCCAGATTCCGTGTTCGATCGGGTCGTCTCGACGCTCGAGAACGCCTACGAGATATGCGAAACAGGTCGACTCGACGACTACCACACGGACCATCTTGGCATCGTCGCGACGCCGAGGTGA
- a CDS encoding gamma-glutamyltransferase family protein produces the protein MDYDLDRFTSRRSTVRANRGLVATSQPLAAEAGVEILRNGGNAFDAAVATAAALNVVEPTSTGLGGDAFALYRTADGDVGAMRACGGAPAEATIDAVRDAVAGVDADERASYYPDGGGYAVDDVAEPDELEMPFLGPHAVTVPGTARGWEVTVEQLGRLSLHDVLQPAIEYATEGYPVSEVISYYWQGAESLFTDDNARDAYLFDGDAPDPGQTVTLDRLGESLERIATEGADVVYEGEIADAIASEIQDAGGFMTVDDLAAFEPEFLDPISTTYNGAEIFELPPNNQGMIALEALNIAEEIGAGEHDYGSPARVHAFAEAMKLAFVDGHHYVTDPDYEEIPPLDSKAYARERAQEIGERPIADPEIGVPNANAEDADTVLLTVGDAEGNLVSFINSRFAGFGSGLVAGETGIALQNRGASFSLDSSHPNSLEPGKRPFHTLVPAIARFDEDDWAAFGVMGGYMQPQGHVQVISNVVDYGMGLQEALDAPRWRVREDGSLAVEDRMSNAGALSRRGHDVRVLHPAMFGGAQIVRRRDDSLAGATEPRKDGQAQGF, from the coding sequence ATGGACTACGACCTGGACCGATTCACCTCTCGGCGGTCGACCGTCAGAGCGAACCGCGGGCTCGTCGCGACGAGCCAACCGCTGGCGGCTGAAGCGGGCGTCGAGATCCTGCGTAACGGTGGAAACGCCTTCGATGCGGCCGTCGCGACCGCCGCAGCGCTCAACGTCGTCGAGCCGACGTCGACGGGACTCGGCGGCGACGCGTTCGCGCTGTACCGAACGGCCGACGGCGACGTGGGGGCGATGCGCGCCTGCGGCGGCGCGCCGGCCGAGGCGACGATCGACGCCGTCAGAGACGCCGTCGCCGGCGTCGACGCGGACGAGCGTGCGAGTTACTATCCCGACGGCGGCGGGTACGCCGTCGACGACGTCGCAGAGCCCGACGAACTCGAGATGCCGTTTCTCGGCCCGCACGCGGTCACCGTTCCCGGAACGGCCAGGGGCTGGGAGGTCACGGTCGAACAGCTCGGACGGCTGTCGCTACACGACGTCCTCCAGCCGGCCATCGAGTACGCCACGGAGGGCTACCCGGTTTCGGAAGTCATCTCGTACTACTGGCAGGGCGCCGAATCGCTGTTCACCGACGACAACGCCCGAGACGCCTACCTCTTCGACGGCGATGCGCCCGATCCCGGGCAAACGGTGACGCTAGACAGGCTCGGGGAATCGCTCGAACGGATCGCCACTGAAGGGGCGGACGTCGTCTACGAGGGCGAGATCGCCGACGCGATAGCGAGCGAGATTCAGGACGCGGGCGGATTCATGACTGTCGACGACCTGGCGGCGTTCGAACCCGAGTTTCTCGATCCGATCTCGACGACGTACAACGGCGCCGAGATTTTCGAGTTGCCGCCGAACAATCAGGGAATGATCGCGCTCGAAGCGCTCAACATCGCCGAAGAGATCGGCGCGGGCGAGCACGACTACGGATCGCCAGCCCGCGTTCACGCGTTCGCCGAGGCGATGAAACTCGCCTTCGTCGACGGCCATCACTACGTCACCGATCCGGACTACGAGGAGATCCCGCCGCTCGATTCGAAGGCCTACGCCCGAGAACGGGCCCAGGAAATCGGCGAGCGGCCGATTGCCGATCCCGAAATCGGCGTGCCGAACGCTAACGCCGAAGACGCGGACACGGTTTTGCTCACGGTCGGCGACGCCGAGGGGAACCTCGTCTCGTTCATCAACTCTCGATTCGCCGGGTTCGGCAGCGGCCTCGTCGCCGGCGAGACGGGCATCGCTTTACAAAACCGTGGCGCGTCGTTCTCGCTCGATTCCTCGCACCCGAACAGCCTCGAACCCGGAAAACGACCGTTCCACACGCTCGTCCCCGCAATCGCTCGATTCGACGAGGACGACTGGGCAGCGTTCGGCGTCATGGGCGGGTACATGCAACCACAGGGCCACGTCCAGGTCATCTCGAACGTCGTCGATTACGGAATGGGACTCCAGGAGGCACTCGACGCACCGCGATGGCGCGTGCGCGAGGACGGCTCGCTCGCCGTCGAAGACCGCATGTCGAACGCCGGTGCGCTCTCACGCCGCGGACACGACGTGCGCGTCCTCCACCCGGCGATGTTCGGCGGCGCCCAGATCGTTCGCCGTCGCGATGACAGCCTCGCCGGTGCGACGGAACCGAGAAAGGACGGCCAGGCCCAGGGATTCTGA
- the dinB gene encoding DNA polymerase IV: protein MPAGSRLPGIEPDSDDADPIVLHVDADCFYAACERLREPALRGEPLVVGMGYEEGDDTGAVATASYEAREFGVESAMAISKALESLPRRADANAADEPAEGTGYYRPVDMDFYESVSDDVREILHESADVVREVSIDEAYLDVTERTAWSVAEGFARHVKERIHREVGITVSIGVAPTMSAAKIASDFEKPDGLTVVEPSEVRSFLTPLDVGRIHGVGPVTARTLREMGLETAGDVADADVTALVDRFGDRGRELHQFARGADERRVSPRGLPKSFSRESAVGQPVTSWDRKREILRTLAAAVAERATREGALYRTIGVKAVTPPFEISTRERSLSGPIDDPDLVEEIVLDLFREFEDARVRKLGVRLANLDFDAADQTDLSGWDSTDADAVEFGSDPTNPTSISESEGASGQLDLFAVAAESTESQESMDRTGADSPFSGSTTRPGTEPTDQSGGATPTIDEWVAVDDSDRTDPTTGESSGDGAESRDGESRDASNERTGPPTGFSGQTTLSDFS, encoded by the coding sequence ATGCCAGCGGGTTCGCGGTTGCCAGGTATCGAACCCGACTCCGACGACGCGGACCCGATCGTCCTCCACGTCGACGCCGACTGCTTTTACGCCGCCTGCGAACGACTTCGCGAACCAGCCCTTCGCGGCGAACCGTTGGTCGTCGGGATGGGCTACGAAGAGGGTGACGACACCGGAGCCGTCGCCACCGCGAGTTACGAAGCTCGCGAGTTCGGCGTCGAAAGTGCCATGGCAATTTCGAAGGCCCTCGAATCCCTACCCAGACGAGCCGATGCCAACGCGGCGGACGAACCGGCCGAGGGAACCGGCTACTATCGACCCGTCGACATGGACTTTTACGAATCGGTGAGCGACGACGTCCGCGAGATCCTCCACGAGTCGGCCGACGTCGTCCGCGAAGTGAGCATCGACGAGGCGTATCTCGACGTGACCGAGCGAACCGCCTGGTCGGTCGCCGAGGGGTTTGCGAGACACGTAAAGGAGCGCATCCATCGAGAGGTCGGCATCACCGTCAGTATCGGCGTCGCCCCGACGATGAGCGCGGCAAAGATCGCGAGCGACTTCGAGAAACCCGACGGACTCACCGTCGTCGAACCGAGCGAGGTGCGGTCGTTTCTCACACCCCTGGACGTCGGGCGCATTCACGGCGTCGGTCCGGTCACCGCGCGGACGCTCCGTGAGATGGGGCTCGAAACGGCGGGTGACGTCGCCGATGCCGACGTCACTGCCCTCGTCGATCGGTTCGGCGATCGCGGTCGCGAACTTCACCAGTTCGCTCGCGGAGCGGACGAGCGTCGCGTCTCGCCGCGGGGATTACCGAAGAGTTTCTCGCGCGAATCGGCCGTTGGCCAACCGGTCACGTCGTGGGATCGAAAGCGCGAGATCCTCCGGACGCTCGCCGCCGCGGTGGCCGAACGTGCGACGCGTGAAGGCGCGCTCTATCGAACGATCGGCGTCAAAGCGGTCACCCCACCGTTCGAGATTAGCACGCGAGAGCGATCGCTGTCGGGCCCGATCGACGATCCGGACCTGGTCGAAGAGATCGTCCTCGATCTGTTCAGGGAGTTCGAAGACGCGCGGGTTCGAAAACTCGGCGTTCGACTGGCCAATCTCGACTTCGATGCGGCCGATCAAACGGATCTCTCCGGGTGGGATTCGACGGACGCGGATGCGGTCGAATTCGGCTCCGATCCGACGAACCCGACGTCGATTTCCGAATCGGAGGGTGCCTCCGGTCAGCTGGACCTGTTCGCTGTCGCCGCCGAATCGACCGAATCCCAGGAGTCGATGGATCGAACGGGTGCCGATTCTCCGTTTTCTGGATCGACGACTCGACCAGGAACGGAGCCCACCGACCAGTCAGGAGGGGCCACGCCGACGATCGATGAGTGGGTCGCGGTCGACGACAGTGATAGAACGGACCCGACGACTGGCGAATCCTCCGGCGACGGTGCGGAATCGAGAGACGGTGAAAGCCGAGACGCGTCGAACGAACGAACCGGGCCGCCCACGGGATTTTCCGGTCAGACGACGCTATCGGATTTCTCGTGA
- a CDS encoding DUF5804 family protein — protein MTRVCLVGDADVNLQYELLSRETSREALSTYDLRRPFENSIAVRTVSLGSAISLCNDLSWYVVRFVDDVLIQEPSVDETEWLSHNLAKELRSDAIGPEETGEFLKLYGLEYPSDRADGRDDGPSRPHPTGNRDDGDGDSRRRVNDPAAGGGPAGVSTDGDDPSTPDGPPRLVEPLYVRRTDGKIPEYDLRDVSETVVVRLTETEYAP, from the coding sequence GTGACCCGGGTCTGTCTCGTCGGCGACGCGGACGTCAACTTGCAGTACGAACTCCTCTCGCGGGAGACCTCGCGGGAAGCGCTCTCGACGTACGATCTGCGACGCCCCTTCGAGAATTCGATCGCGGTCAGAACCGTGAGCCTCGGCAGCGCCATCTCGCTGTGTAACGATCTCAGCTGGTACGTGGTCAGGTTCGTCGACGACGTTCTCATCCAGGAGCCGAGCGTCGACGAGACGGAGTGGCTCTCTCACAATCTGGCGAAGGAACTCCGATCCGACGCAATCGGCCCGGAGGAGACGGGCGAGTTTTTGAAGCTCTACGGGCTGGAGTACCCATCGGACCGTGCAGACGGTCGAGACGATGGTCCGTCCAGACCCCACCCGACCGGAAACCGAGACGACGGCGACGGTGACTCCCGACGACGGGTAAACGACCCCGCGGCGGGTGGTGGCCCCGCGGGAGTATCTACCGACGGTGACGATCCGTCGACACCGGACGGGCCGCCACGGCTCGTCGAACCGCTGTACGTCAGGCGGACCGACGGGAAGATTCCCGAGTACGATCTTCGGGACGTCTCCGAGACGGTCGTCGTGCGGTTGACCGAGACCGAGTACGCCCCGTAG
- a CDS encoding NOP5/NOP56 family protein, producing the protein MSEQTPHTDGWFDGLEPGETATAVDAVRTGHADRPDRWPEQAVASGIVSDTDAYYDWLADVTVAATRRAVNERERADDRQLIHAVRAMDDCRRTANELAERLAEWAATVDPDARAGIEYAQSIVDDEPDAVGESIRSLAGRVVDLADEADSLQAHVEQTAPTAAPNLSALAGPILAGRLISLGGGLEPLAKKPSGTVQVLGAENALFAHLRGQAPSPKHGVIYTHPAVREAAPDHRGSAARALAGKLSIAARIDHYAGDRRPELEAELAERIATIHARTDDASDSSDADGENRE; encoded by the coding sequence ATGAGTGAGCAGACGCCCCACACCGACGGCTGGTTCGACGGGCTCGAACCGGGCGAGACGGCGACGGCCGTAGACGCCGTCCGGACGGGCCACGCGGATCGGCCGGATCGATGGCCGGAGCAGGCAGTCGCGTCCGGGATCGTTTCCGACACGGACGCCTACTACGACTGGCTCGCAGACGTGACGGTCGCGGCCACCAGACGAGCGGTGAACGAGCGCGAACGGGCCGACGATCGACAGTTGATCCACGCGGTGCGGGCGATGGACGACTGTCGTCGTACGGCGAACGAACTGGCCGAGCGACTCGCCGAATGGGCGGCCACCGTCGATCCCGACGCGCGGGCCGGTATCGAGTACGCGCAATCGATCGTCGACGACGAGCCGGACGCGGTGGGCGAGTCGATTCGGTCGCTCGCCGGTCGCGTCGTCGACCTGGCCGACGAAGCCGACTCGCTTCAAGCGCACGTCGAGCAAACCGCTCCGACCGCCGCGCCCAACCTGAGCGCGCTGGCCGGACCGATCCTGGCCGGACGATTGATTTCGCTCGGAGGCGGCCTCGAACCGCTCGCAAAGAAGCCGAGCGGGACGGTCCAAGTACTCGGAGCGGAAAACGCCCTCTTCGCACACCTGCGGGGCCAGGCTCCATCGCCCAAGCACGGCGTTATCTACACGCACCCGGCCGTCAGGGAAGCCGCTCCCGACCACCGGGGATCCGCCGCGAGGGCGCTCGCCGGCAAACTGTCCATCGCCGCGCGAATCGATCACTACGCAGGGGATCGACGTCCCGAACTCGAAGCCGAACTCGCAGAGCGGATCGCGACGATTCACGCCCGTACCGACGACGCGTCAGATTCGTCGGACGCGGACGGTGAGAATCGTGAGTGA